tttttctaaaatttctgCAAAATCACACTCTTGGTTTAACTATATACCTTACTTCAGCAGTGCTAAGGGGCAGCCCGACCAAATACAAAAGACATGGGATTAGATTCCGATAGTACATTAAACAAGAGACTAGCACAAACAAAGCAAAAGCTCAAAGGATGAAAGCTCCAAAGCAAATTTAAAGTGCAAAAGCAGCAGCCTAGCCTTAAGCTAGCCTCCATTCTTTGCTTGAACGCTCACACAAACGGGCAAATCCAAAGCAGCTAGCAGCTGGGCAGCTCTCACCCACTGTCATGTTGCACCACTCCACTTCTTCACCGATGGAGGAGATCCATCATCTCCATGCTTTAGCGATCCTTGTAATCGCAGCCGCCATGGCGCTACCatcggccgtcgccggcgggctCTGCCGCGAAAGCTGCGGCAACATCCCAGTCCGCTACCCTCTGGGCATCGACGACGGGTGCGGCAGCCCGTACTATCGCAACATGCTCACCTGCGCCGACAACgccacgctccgcctccgcACCCCGTCCGGCACGTACCCGGTGGCCGGCGCGGACTACTCCGACCCGCACCTCGTCGTGACGGACCCGTCCATGTGGACGTGCGCGCGGCCCTTCACCTCCGTCCACGCGGCGCCCTTCAGCCTGGACACGAGCACCCGCTTCTCGCTGTCCCCGCGGAACGACTACCTCTTCTTCGACTGCGACGAGGCGCGCGTGATCGTGGCGCCGCGGCCCGCGAGCTGCGACAGGTACCCGGGCCGGTGCGACTCGGCGTGCGACAGCGCGGGGTACCTGTGCCGCAACCTGCCGGGCTGCCGCGGCGCGCTGGAGGAGGGAAACATGACCTGCTGCGCGtaccggccgcgcgccgcggggTCGCTGCGGGCGATGCTGCGGCACTGCGAGGCGTACACGAGCGTGTACTGGCGCGCCGTCGGGGACAAGTTCCCGCCCTACGACCAGGTGCCGGCGTACGGGGTGCGGGTGGACTTCGAGATCCCCGTCACCACACGGTGCCTGCAGTGCCAGGACAAGCGCCGCGGCGACGGGGGAACGTGC
Above is a genomic segment from Setaria viridis chromosome 4, Setaria_viridis_v4.0, whole genome shotgun sequence containing:
- the LOC117851825 gene encoding uncharacterized protein, which translates into the protein MLHHSTSSPMEEIHHLHALAILVIAAAMALPSAVAGGLCRESCGNIPVRYPLGIDDGCGSPYYRNMLTCADNATLRLRTPSGTYPVAGADYSDPHLVVTDPSMWTCARPFTSVHAAPFSLDTSTRFSLSPRNDYLFFDCDEARVIVAPRPASCDRYPGRCDSACDSAGYLCRNLPGCRGALEEGNMTCCAYRPRAAGSLRAMLRHCEAYTSVYWRAVGDKFPPYDQVPAYGVRVDFEIPVTTRCLQCQDKRRGDGGTCGFDPATRDFVCICDDGRNSTTDCTGGHASGHHGSAGVIAASVVVSVSAAIGIGALVWYIRKIRPSKVVTCGVQSNENRFF